GGAACCGTATTTTCACTGGCCCTCTCACCAGTATGCTCGCAAAAGATGATAAGGTAAGTTCAATGCTGTAGATAACAAGAGTTACACAACTATACACCtagataatactccctccgtcccccctAAGTGGAGCATTTCCTTTTCCACACGGGATattatgtagtgttattttgtgagttaagtggagagaggataaaataagagtgagaaaaagtagagagcatgatgtttctattttaagaaaggtGTCATTTAGGATGGGACATCCCCAAAAGGAAAATGTCACTTAgggtggaacggagggagtaagattTTGTTTTCTCCTGACGATTTCTGCTCCATGCATTTTCATAACAGGTACACATTTCAAATACAAAAGGAACAAGTCATGATGGACGTGTTGCGAAGATCGATATAAAAGATAGTCCTGGTATTTCTCGTTCACCCTTATTAGTGCCTAGTTAACTCACATGGGTTTCTTTGGTGCTATCTAAGTGATTTCTCTTCCTGCCAAATTTGTAGCCTTAgattatcaatattttcatCCAGTAATCTCTTAAACAATTTGCATAACCTATTTTAACTTCATTTTGCAGCTTCAGGTGGCAAAGAAGTTTCCCCTGCCCTAGACTACACAGACATTCCACAGACTCAAATTGGAAAGGTACATACACACATAGGGAGATATATAGTCATATTTGGTAAACTATCAAAAAGTTTATGAGTTAGGAGCTTAAGTTCCCAGTAGTCTCAGTTTTTAAATTGTAACCAAACCTTGTGCCTAATGTGAATGACATTGGATTCAAACCGCACACTGCTTTGCAAACAACATTAGGATAATGAGGGTGATATATGATGATGTGGATCTATGTTGGTCACATTGGATTCTCTGGCAGGTGACAGCATCACGTCTGTTGCAATCGAAACAAACCATTCCACACTACTACTTAACTGTAGATACATGTGTCGACAAGCTAATGGAGTGAGTTTCACCTCTTGTTCGAATGGACACTCTGACCCCACAAAGTTTACTGTATTGTTTGACCTCTGTAACTTTCATGTAGACTGCGTATCCATCTGAATTCGTTGCAAGAAGCTTCAGGTGGGAGAAGGATATCTATCAATGATCTTGTCATTAAGGTACCGAAACAGTAAGGAACAAAACAATCCTCCCTTCTCTATGTGCCTGTCCATCTAAAGTGGCAATGAGCATTAGAGATTGGATCTGACTCATAACAACATGATCAAACTTTTTCTTGCTTCAGGCTGCTGCTATGGCTCTTAGAGAGGTTCCTCAGTGCAATAGTTCGTGGACCGATGATTATATTCGCCAGTAAGAACGCTTACAAATTCAAGCAATTGTTTAACAAACAAGAGTCTACTAAAACTGCAGAATCTTTCCATACAGGTACCGTAATGTGAATATTAATATTGCTGTGCAAACAGACAACGGATTGTGTGTGCCTGTAATCAAGGTGAGACAacagaaattcaaattacatTATGTAATTATAACCTCAAACTGCAACATCAATGTTGGATTTTCACTAAATTTTCCAGGATGCTGACAAGAAAGGTCTATCAAGAATCGGTAAGGAAGTTAAGCATTTAGCTGAGAAAGCAAGAGAGAACAGCTTGAAACCTGAAGATTATGAGGTAAACCTTTATCAGCAAGCTCCGTAGCCTATATACGAGCAAAGCACGTGAAATCTGTGGATTCTTATCACTATTTTAGATACTAAAGGATTCTTATCTTACATTAAATCACTGAACTATCGGTATAGCCGTATAGGTGTATTAGATGTTGTAAGATGGCACAGTTTTTATAACAGTGACAGATTAagttttttgaattataatagctatagatttttatttactcTCTGCTATTAGGGAGGTACATTCACCGTATCAAACTTGGGAGGGTCTTTTGGCGTCGAGCAATTCCGTGCAATCGTCAACCCACCCCAAGCAGGCATTCTAGCCGTTGGATCTGGTAAGACTAACTAATTCCATGTCGCTCATTTCTATCTCAAACTCTGTGTTACAAAGATCTTCACCATATGAACAGCTGAAAGGAGGGTGATACCTGGCTCAGGCCCCAAGCAATACGAGTTTGCTTCGTTCATGACTGCCACATTAAGCTGTGACCATCGTGTAGTTGATGGTAAACTTACCTGATTCCAAAAACATGACCTAAACATTACTATATAGTAATGCCTGTGTTGGTGGCACTTCATGCAGGTGCCATTGGAGCAGAGTGGCTCAAGGCTTACAAAGGCTACATCGAGAATCCACAGTCTATGTTGGTCTGAGTTGAACCACACTTGTTCGTTTCTTCGAAGCATGAGGATGTTAGTAATAAAGCCATATGCTATGTTTGTAGTTGTAGGCGTGGATACAAGCATGCGAGAGCTCCATATTTTCCCTATCGAATTATGATTCATTTAGAGAGTGAGAATTTGACATCTCAAGTTTTCTCTGTCTGCACACCATTGTTCATATTAACTGTTGTTCCAAATAAGATTTATGATAGCGAGTACCTATCTTGACTCTTGAGCATTGCTAatatttctgtttttattttcttccttttctatttctttgtATGATTCCCTTTTCCTTTGTCTCCCCCTTCACAGTTCCCGTTTTGAGCACGTGGAACTGCAAAGggaaagaaagagatagataaaaaaataaaaatatttacatggACTTAGGTGATCAGTGTTCGTGATAGAAATATTGGTTTACTATGGGGCCGTTCATTTGCCATGATTAATCTTATCTCTTGTTTAATTGCGTCCTCTATGGGGCCGCTCGGTTACTTGtgatagaaatatttaaatgctGATACCAAAGAAGGATGAAGCAACACTTCTCACTTTTCTGTCTCTTAATATACaagaaaattttcttttacattcCTTTCTATATGTCTGACATGAACATCTAAGTAATGTTTTGAGTGAGAAATTAAGTTGCAAAAATCACTCATACATTCATATCTTGGTGAACTTCACTATCCCTCCATTGCATTAATCAACCTGCCGCCTTTGAGTTTCGCAATTCCCTGATCAAACATGTTAATCATTGTTAGGAAGAAAAAGTCATGTACTGTATTTTCTGAATTATAGAGCTGAGTTTTCTTACCCGAGGCTGACTCATTCTCCTTCCAGGTTTGAGCTTTGATGTCACATTCATCAGACGCACAAGCTCTGGCAAGACGACGGTTGCAAGGTCCGGTCGGTCCCGCCTCCTGAGCTCACTGCATTGCAAGGCCAATTTTGCCAGCTCCAGAGCCTCCTGAACTGGCCAGTCTTTAACTCGAGGGTCAAGAATATCCGTGAATCGCTCGTTTTGGATTGCTGTGTCAACTAGATGTGTCAAGCCCATTGGAGGCCTGGCAGTGATGATCTGCAGCAAGATGATTCCTAAGGAGTAGACGTCCGATTTGGTCCCGAGCAGCCCCGTCTGTTGATACTCGGGATCGATGTAGCAGAAAGTCCCCGCAGCTGCTGTCACTCTGTATTGAGTCATGTTGTCGGCTTCGGCTGCAGGGATGAGCCTGGACAGTCCCACGTCGCTGATCTTGCTCACGTAGTTCCTGTCGAGGAGGATGTTCCCGGGCTTGAGGTCACGGTGGACCAGTGGCTGTGGCCTCGCCTGGTGGAGGAAGTTGAGACCGGTTGCGATCTCTGCAGCGATTGAGAAGCGCGTGAGGCATGGCAGGGGTGGAGAGCCATCTTTGCAGGAAAGGCGGTCTTCGAGGGAGCCGTTTTCCATGTACTCGTAGACGAGGCAGCCGTATTGGGGGCAGGCTCCCATGAGGATGACCATGTTGGGATGCCTCAACCGGGTAAGTACGTCCACCTCTTGGTGGAACTGGTCTAGGGCATCTGGTATGTTGGATTTGAGAATCTTGATGGCAACGGGCGTGTTATCGATGGTGGCTCTATACACGGGTCCGTAGCTGCCTTGGCCGATCTTATGGGAGGTGAAGTTGTTGGTTGCAGCTTCTATCTCATCACCCGAATACCTTCTGCATCGACCCAAGTTGTATTCCAATGCATCAACTACTTTCTCCGAATCCGCCACTTTGCGCTGCGCCTTCTTCTTCCGTTGTACTGCATCTTCTGTTCTTCTGATTTCTGCAATGTCTTTTTCCTGCTGATGTTTTCATATGAATTCATTTATCCAGATTCAAACAGAAAAGTCATTCCAATTTCAATCATGTTATGTACCTTAGTTAGGCAAGCTGCATTGTACTTTTCTTTGATCTTTTCCAGCTCTAGTTTCACTCTATTGAGCTCCTCTTCCAGATCCTGCAACGAgtagaaatttataaaacgtTGTTCGAGTATTGATGTGGCGTGAAGTTAATACCGTATCTACATTGGAGGATGCATCGGGTTCGTCTAGAAACTCATAGGAGATATTGGAGGTATAGCTGTTTTGATTAGTCGAGTACGCAGAGTGGTGTGACAAGTTCCCCGCGGGGAGGCGCTGAAGCGCCTTGGCCCTAATCAGTGGAGTGGAACACTGGCTGCTGGTCATGGAGTATGCAGGGGAAGGTGCTGTACTGGCTATAGACATCTCCGAGGGGCTACTTGGTTGATATTCTGTATCCTCGTATCTGTAGTGAAAATGTAAGTGCTATTACACTTGGGTGTAAAAAGAGAACTGAAACCACTATataaataagtactactataacGGAACACGAGATAAGATGTACGATGAAAACGTGAAAGATCGATCTGTACCCATGAAAGGGGCCGGAGGCGGGGACAGGGGCAGGGTCAGTCAGGGACTTGATTCTGTTAACTTTGGCCTTAGATACGGAGTATACGGAGCAAAAATGTGGTGCTAATTTTCCTACAAATGTAGCCACATCTCCATGCCTAAATGCCCTGCCATGAGAAATAAGAAGCGGTGAGTTGATTTGAGTGATCGAGCTTCACTGTATCTATATGTACCTAACCTTGATATGGTGCCTCGGCTGGAAGCACCGAGGACTATGTTCTTGATGGAGTGGGAGCTAAGGAAGTCGGACAATGCGCCCGCGATGTCCTGGTTGTGGAGGATCACCTCCTTGGTCCGAACCTGAACTTGTCATTATCAGTCCTCAGTATGTTTTTATACGGGCAAATTGCCAAACAAATCACAGAGAATAGTCAAATGAAATGATCTCATACGTCTGATGAAACTCACGATAACGTGGCAACTAGATTTATCTATGTTGACAAAACTGCAATGGCACAAAGTGGCGTACCTAGAAACCAATCATCGCAGGTTTCATCGGATAAATGACACCCCAGATAATTTGCGAAATTGTAAAACTTAACTATtaatacaaatcaaaatttgactaTTCTTCGTGATTTATTGACAATTCGCCCTCTGTATATCCATGCATGATAATGTACTTACGCCTTTACGTGCGCAAATGACGCGAAAAGGGAGGAACATCTGTTGCATTTCACTATCCTCCTCTGCACGTaaattaatcaacaaaataattatcaatttcaaattgtatagaaataaaatcaaattatcatTAGGATTTGGGAAGAAAGTAAGAATACCTGATTCATGTTGAAAGGTGGCGACATGAACGAGGACGATGATCTTCTCCATCAACCTCAAATTGTCGAGGGCCCATCGCAGGGCGTGTTGGCTGTTCTTGTCTCGGTCCACAGCCACCACCGTCGAAGCCCCTTGCGTCGGTGACGCTGAGTTCGCCATCAGCGGCACACCACCGCGGATGGCGGTTGCTGCTTTTCGCTACCTCACCGGATCAATCCAATGCAAATGCAACCACatttttctccaatatttgtttttctttcacCCTTTTTTTCATCGGTCTTCtttttttcaccttttttttattattttattttctacttgAGCCATTTTTACTCTGAATCCGCATTTTTTGacaaatagaataaaatataaaaagtaaattagtaaaatagaatagtaaaacataaaaaaggtaaatatgaaatgtgtTGAACTTTGTAAAAAATACTCTCAATTAATTTGACAATCACTTATCTATCAAAACAACTATAGTATGTAATTGATGTTTGAAATGAGGTTATTgtcattaaaaaatgaataaataataggATTACTGGAGCATGTAActtttaacaaattaatttttttccatgaaTTTCTAATTTGGTACATATATCAACAATTCACAAACTTCATTTGCGATGCTAATTTCCAACGTCAATAAATTCCAGcttattaaaatgatatggATGATGAATTGGCATTTGTAAAAATGAGTTGGATGGTAAGATgtgatttataaataaactattCATAAAAACTGTTTCAATAGGGCTTAGAAAGGGTTTTAATACCTTTATTCCAAAGTTTTTTCCACGGCGGCGTTCTTCTTCACCACCGACAACGGATATTGCGGCTGGTACACACATTTTCTCAGGTCAGACAtagtttgatttgattgaataTAGCATGATATGCTTTGTCGAACATTATGTCAATTGGCTACTTTCATGAgtttattgaattttgaagattaCAGTAACTTTTAAGGTTGATATTGTCTTCCTCTTTCAAACAGCTTCGTGTCGCATGCCTTAATCAGAATCTGATAGTGAAAATTATGGTCATTTTGCTCAAATCTCCAACAAACACGtgtttaaattcttttattgaattactttattattgaATAACATTCGGTGATTTAGATTGTATTATTAATGGATGCGATTTATGTGAATATTTCATGGTGTGTTATGGTGAATTGGATTGAATtgaatggattttttttttgttggatgaGCTTGAATAGTTGTCATTGGTGAATTGTGTGAATGAATTTTTCGTAAAACTTCGTGATTATAGATTAACTTATCGAAGTAGGCTCACAAAATATCACTAGTGCCCTCAACAACGCTTTTGACACAGAACGTTGTTGTCTTTTGAGAGTTCGCACAACCGAATTTTCATAAAGGTTGACGTAGTACTCGAAAATCCTCTTGGTTAACTTTCTTGAATACGTCATGTGAGATTCAGTTTTGGGAGCCTCTACTCCATCTGAAAGTTGGATAAACTTGATTGCCTTGGGGAGTATATGACCAACTAATTGGCCTTAGACAAAGAATCAATTGTGTGGAAAGATGAATCTAATGATAGATTTAGTGGATCGATGTTGAGCTTCAGTGGAGCGACTCAAAGATAAGTTTTGAGTTGTTATTGATATGAATGTGGATCCATGAGACTTGATTAAAATAAGACAACGAAAAAAGAATTGAGGAAATACAGTGAATATATAATAGAGtggataaatttataaataaataaggatttaaaaaaatttaaatgaaaagacCAAGTAGACATTTTTACCAATGacatactatttatttatatattaataaaaatataagaaaatatataaaaaatagtaagacATGTGGCGAACCACGATTTGCTTCTTCCACGTGCTTTTTTTGCATTGCGCCATTTCGGAGTTGGCGCGTGTGTTAACCATTGAAACACCATCATCTACTAAGCATGTGGTGTAAATGACTGATACAATAAAAAGCAAGCGATACAATTGTACCTCAAAACTGTACGATTAATATTGTATTAAGTTCAtctataaattgatatattctgAGATCTAACAGTAGCACAATCGTCTATGCATTTATCCACCATGTGTTTGAATCCATGACCCTTGCAGCTCAAAATGCTTCGTCACATGTTCCATATATTTCAGTGGACTGGAATCCCTATTATGCAATACCGTGAAATCATAGTagtttactaaaaaaattccaTGATCTCGATAACTTAAGATGTTTCTGTTACATACCGTTTTAATGAGACGAGATCTCAACGTGAAAGTGAAAATCTTTGCGTCGGTATAATTTTGAGGGTTGTGTtttcaatttatgttttttaagtattaatatattttatttgttttatgattaaaaattaacataaaaatgatcaaaattGGTGAAATGAATTTTGACTGAAAATGAGGctgaatttattataaaataaaaaatattaacgtGATTTAAGGAAAATTTAATTGTAACTGAAAATGAAGCTAATTTTTAGGTCCTTTTGGCTTTCAATGATCTCACGCCTAGAATGGAACTTGCTATGTCATTGCTGAAAAAAGTGagatgattatttttaaataattctatGGAGATGGTTTACCTTCTAGGACGAGCAAGGACACGTGGTGTTCTTGGAGTCTGTATCATGAAAAGTCCATGACTCCTTTTTCTATATTCTATGCactaataattgtttttttgttttttgcctaatttattttgttctttttctaCAGATGCATTGATTGGAGTTAGATAATTGCATCTACACGTGTCCAATGAAGATGTAACGCAATTAGTAAATGCTTTTCCACAGCtgctccatctctctctctcctctcaccagctcaaaaatgaaaaggaaaattgaaaaattagcTGAGGAGAAATATTGCCGAGCATGCTTTCAGCCCTTGAGTTATTGATTTGTTTGTGGGGtttcaattcaatatttgTAAGTAAGAGCCTTTTCACTTAAATCTTGAATCCATTTATTGAGTATAAAGATTGAATCTTTGCTGCGGCGGCATCATTCCcttttctgttttgttgtaATTTGTTGGTATTCGGAATTTATTTTTGCGGAATGAATCTTGATTGAGAAAAGGTTAAAACTCAATTGAAAAAATGCGTTCTTTTTTTCAAGAGGCTGAGAGGGGTTGCCTTAGATCCATGAAATCCATATATATCTCCATGTGTCAAAAAAGTTGACATCTTTTGAGGGTTTCTTGTGAATCTTGTGGGGGTCGGTTTTCCTTTTTCCTAGGTTTGTTTTCCTCCTTGCAGCTATGGATAAgggtttgaatttttttgtccTTTTCTTGATTCTCGTGAGTATATAAGTGTTGGTGCTTGTAGATTGGGATCTTGGTTTTTaagtttgttgttgttttttttgtgttcTTGATTCCAATCCTTAAAATTTCTGTTTTTGGAAGTATGTTTAATCCATCCTATGTTTGACTCCTAGATCCCTATTTACCTCTTTCACTTTTGATGATAGGTCGTTAGTTTCTATCTCTTCCTTTTGTCCTTTGTTGTTTAGTTTTTCAAGTATTGTTCCTTTTTTGGGTATTGATTCAACTGGTAAAACTTTTGATTCCTCCAAGGTTAGCTTTGCTGCTTGAAAAGATCGATTTCGAGAATCTGAAATAGGTTTGTAGCCTTAAATCGGGTTGGTATTGCAATGATGGAAGAGATATCTCCTGCAGCAGTCGCGGTTACATTTGGTTTAGGCAATCCTGTGTGCGAGAATCCCGCGATTTCAAGCCATATGGAGATTGCTCGACTCAAATTAGTGACGGAGACAGCAACCTTGCTGTCTGATCCAGCGTTCAGCTGGGATGCTGGTTTTAATCGTGTGAAAACTGAGGTGGATGGCATGTTAGACACGACAACGGTTAACGAGAGCAGCCAGGCGGAAGGTAGTAATGTTCACGATAGTGAGGAAGACGAAATTATCTTGTTTGGAGGGGACACTAGCTTTATAGGTGGTGTAGAGTTGCTACCCCTACATCATGGCTCGAATATATCTGTGCCGCTTGTTTCTGCTTCAGAGACAAGTGTGCCAATCGCTGTTGAGATTGAGGGCGTGGAGAATGGCCAGCTGGTTGCCAAGGTGATTAGTGTGGAGGAGAAAGGCATGCCAACGGGTGAATATTCGAGTGGACCTGCAATTAAAGAATCCCTTGTTTCTGTTAAACTGCCCTGCCAGAAAAACCCGGGCAAAGGCAGTGTTAAGAGTGTTTTTGAGCTGGACTGTGTGCCACTCTGGGGGTCAGTGTCAATATGTGGACGTAGGCCCGAGATGGAAGATGCTCTTATGGTCGCACCGCATTTCATGAAAATCCCGGTGAAGTTATTTATTGGTGACCATGGAAACGATGGAATAAGTCAGACTCTGAATCAACTGACGTCTCATTTTTTCGCAGTTTATGATGGCCATGGTGGATCTCAGGTGCGGTGTTGTtgtctctatatatatttgatacTTTCGTACATAAACCTGTTATTATTTGTCAACCGACACAAAAGATTAATGTTTTGATTATCATTCTGTGGTGTGAAAAATGTGCTTTCTGCTAATTACTATTGGAACTTGATTTTGTAGGTTGCAAATTACTGTCGTGATCGTATTCACTGGGCTTTGGTGGAGGAATTGAACGAGTGTAAAGTGGTAGAAGGGAGCACCAAGGACACTAGGCAGGTCCAGTGGGAGAGGATTTTCACAGATTGCTTTCTAAAAGTCGACGATGAAGTTGGGGGCAAGCCGGTACAGGGCAGCCCTCAAGTGGATATTGAAGAGGATTGCATTGTCGAACCGCTTGCCCCAGAGACCGTCGGATCAACTGCTGTCGTTGCAGTTTTGTCATCATCCCATATTATAGTTGCGAATTGTGGAGATTCAAGGGCTGTACTCTATCGTGGTAAAGAAGCAATCCCGTTATCAGTTGATCACAAAGTAAGCTTGCGTCTTATTGCTTTTGCTTCATGCCTCCATTGCTTGTTGTTCTTGAAGCCCATTGACTTCATGTTCTCATTTTTCGTTTAATTTTTCTGCCAGCCAAGTCGAGAGGATGAATATGCTAGAATTGAGGCATCAGGAGGCAAGGTCATATCGTGGAATGGCCATCGTGTTTTTGGTGTTCTTGCCATGTCAAGGTCTATAGGTAGGTCTATTTTTCCAGTTTTATGCCAAAATAGATCATTTCTTGTGCCTTTTATAGAATTCTTCATGcttttttatgcaatttctGGTAGTAAGATCGAGTTGAGATCATTTTCTTAACCCAGTGTTTGAAAGCTCTTAATAATTACTCAAAATTGTTATGTTCATGGTGGCTAGGTTTGAACAACGTTGTTAGATTGTAGAGTACTAATCTGTGACACGTTCGACTTTCAATTCTCGAGCCTGTTTCTCGCTCTTTCTCCTGCATTATCATGTAGTTATAGTTATACGACTGAACTCTCACTTACCTCGGACGCTCTTCTCAGGTGATAGATACTTAAAGCCATGGATCATACCCGAGCCAGAGGTAATGTTCGTCCCTCGGAACAGAGAGGACGACTGTCTCATCCTGGCCAGTGATGGGCTGTGGGATGTGATGACAAACGAGGAAGTGTGTGAAGTGGCGAGGAAACGCATTCTGATCTGGCACAAGAAGAACGGGACGGACCCGTTGGCAGATCGAGGACAAGGTATCGACCCGGCGGCCCAATCGGCAGCGGAGTACCTCTGCCAGATGGCCCTGCAGGCAGGGAGCAAAGATAACATATCTGTAATTGTGATAGACTTGAAGTCTAAGAGGAAGATCAAAACCAAACCTTGATTGATTCTCCATTTCCACTGTAGcttttacattaatattttctcatttttacaTAATCAGTCCATATGGTTTTTGTCTTCATGGACTTGAAAAGTGTGCATGAGGATGTTTCTTAGTAATGTAATATAGAAAAAGAGAGGATTACTTAATTTAGGAACCTTTTGTGTTTGATTATTGTTACATTGGTATTTGACGAGAGTCGGATCAAATATATATCACGAGAAAATGAGGTTGTTACATCTTACATgtataagataaaaataagtaatttaaaatCTGAATATTATTGTCTAAATGGATGgttgtcatttaaatcatatcaatatcataattttacaataatatgcaaaattataatgtttcaattttttttataattgtctCATAATGGTTTTTGTAAGTATTGATTCCTAATTTCCTAGCTTCCATATCTCAAATCAAGAGCAATCACGAAGAGATTACTTTATAGAAtataattactaatttttacATAGATCACCAGTGCAATTAAATGTCATGCGAGATTTGGCTTGAACTTAACCGAAAGGTTAAGAAAcagttttatttcttcatataataaaataaaaacacaacatTCACTCTATGTATACactagtatataatatatacttcccgattaggagtcccgattgcCATTTTGGTTCATCCGCGATTAGGAGACTCTAATCTCTGCAGGGTAGGGTACGTAGGCTAGCAATGAGATGGATGAGGAAGTTTGCACTTATCAGGAAGCTGTAAGGCAAGATTAGGGTCTATTCCAAGGGATGGCAGCAGCTTTGAG
The nucleotide sequence above comes from Salvia hispanica cultivar TCC Black 2014 chromosome 5, UniMelb_Shisp_WGS_1.0, whole genome shotgun sequence. Encoded proteins:
- the LOC125187556 gene encoding U-box domain-containing protein 34-like — its product is MANSASPTQGASTVVAVDRDKNSQHALRWALDNLRLMEKIIVLVHVATFQHESEEDSEMQQMFLPFRVICARKGVRTKEVILHNQDIAGALSDFLSSHSIKNIVLGASSRGTISRAFRHGDVATFVGKLAPHFCSVYSVSKAKVNRIKSLTDPAPVPASGPFHGYEDTEYQPSSPSEMSIASTAPSPAYSMTSSQCSTPLIRAKALQRLPAGNLSHHSAYSTNQNSYTSNISYEFLDEPDASSNVDTDLEEELNRVKLELEKIKEKYNAACLTKEKDIAEIRRTEDAVQRKKKAQRKVADSEKVVDALEYNLGRCRRYSGDEIEAATNNFTSHKIGQGSYGPVYRATIDNTPVAIKILKSNIPDALDQFHQEVDVLTRLRHPNMVILMGACPQYGCLVYEYMENGSLEDRLSCKDGSPPLPCLTRFSIAAEIATGLNFLHQARPQPLVHRDLKPGNILLDRNYVSKISDVGLSRLIPAAEADNMTQYRVTAAAGTFCYIDPEYQQTGLLGTKSDVYSLGIILLQIITARPPMGLTHLVDTAIQNERFTDILDPRVKDWPVQEALELAKLALQCSELRRRDRPDLATVVLPELVRLMNVTSKLKPGRRMSQPRGIAKLKGGRLINAMEG
- the LOC125189059 gene encoding protein phosphatase 2C 16-like → MMEEISPAAVAVTFGLGNPVCENPAISSHMEIARLKLVTETATLLSDPAFSWDAGFNRVKTEVDGMLDTTTVNESSQAEGSNVHDSEEDEIILFGGDTSFIGGVELLPLHHGSNISVPLVSASETSVPIAVEIEGVENGQLVAKVISVEEKGMPTGEYSSGPAIKESLVSVKLPCQKNPGKGSVKSVFELDCVPLWGSVSICGRRPEMEDALMVAPHFMKIPVKLFIGDHGNDGISQTLNQLTSHFFAVYDGHGGSQVANYCRDRIHWALVEELNECKVVEGSTKDTRQVQWERIFTDCFLKVDDEVGGKPVQGSPQVDIEEDCIVEPLAPETVGSTAVVAVLSSSHIIVANCGDSRAVLYRGKEAIPLSVDHKPSREDEYARIEASGGKVISWNGHRVFGVLAMSRSIGDRYLKPWIIPEPEVMFVPRNREDDCLILASDGLWDVMTNEEVCEVARKRILIWHKKNGTDPLADRGQGIDPAAQSAAEYLCQMALQAGSKDNISVIVIDLKSKRKIKTKP
- the LOC125187557 gene encoding dihydrolipoyllysine-residue acetyltransferase component 2 of pyruvate dehydrogenase complex, mitochondrial-like, which produces MICASRILRHSTKLRHTHHATQKDRAFLVCWFTHHARMDANHIDDVPRSSQLDLGPGDKYGTSMFSTRGSSCQSFQSINQTPISTVRMEKGNILRTAIKGHSPATTSVYKKSQQRNFIRYYSTDSGLPPHQEIGMPSLSPTMTEGNIAKWMKKEGEKLAPGDVLCEVETDKASVEMECMEEGYLAKIVLGDGSTGIKVGEIIAVTVEEEEDLAKFKDYSPSISDAAASSKEPSPPTPTKEESPEEAATNPTERSSPGNRIFTGPLTSMLAKDDKVHISNTKGTSHDGRVAKIDIKDSPASGGKEVSPALDYTDIPQTQIGKVTASRLLQSKQTIPHYYLTVDTCVDKLMELRIHLNSLQEASGGRRISINDLVIKAAAMALREVPQCNSSWTDDYIRQYRNVNINIAVQTDNGLCVPVIKDADKKGLSRIGKEVKHLAEKARENSLKPEDYEGGTFTVSNLGGSFGVEQFRAIVNPPQAGILAVGSAERRVIPGSGPKQYEFASFMTATLSCDHRVVDGAIGAEWLKAYKGYIENPQSMLV